In a genomic window of Punica granatum isolate Tunisia-2019 chromosome 6, ASM765513v2, whole genome shotgun sequence:
- the LOC116211048 gene encoding methyl-CpG-binding domain-containing protein 4: MKDDSQENPKSSSKKSLANNSIDIYAVQCVKCYKWRVVDTQEEYEEIRSKFTEEPYVCSRKPGISCKDTADIEYDASRTWVIDKPNIPKTPEGFKRSLVLRKDFSKLDAYYISPSGKKMRTRTEVAAFLEANPELKGVSIEDFSFHCPKVMEDTVPEYVEKKITGGGSANKKMKMSKDSD, from the exons ATGAAGGACGACAGCCAAGAAAACCCTAAGTCCTCCTCCAAG AAATCACTGGCGAACAATTCGATCGATATCTACGCAGTACAGTGTGTGAAATGCTATAAGTGGAGGGTGGTTGATACCCAAGAAGAGTATGAGGAGATCAGGAGTAAATTCACAGAGGAACCCTATGTTTGCAGCAGAAAACCCGGCATTTCGTGCAAGGACACCGCTGATATAGAGTACGATGCATCCCGAACTTGGGTCATCGACAAGCCCAACATACCAAAGACTCCCGAAGGTTTCAAGAGGAGCTTGGTTCTTAGAAAGGACTTCTCGAAGTTAGACGCGTACTACATTTCTCCCTcagggaagaagatgaggacCCGAACGGAAGTTGCAGCTTTCTTGGAGGCAAATCCTGAGCTGAAAGGGGTCTCCATAGAAGATTTCAGCTTCCACTGCCCAAAGGTCATGGAAGATACCGTTCCCGAGTATGTCGAGAAGAAGATTACTGGCGGTGGCAGTGCTAataagaagatgaagatgtcAAAGGACAGCGACTGA